Below is a window of bacterium DNA.
ATGCGCGCCATGTCTTCTCCCCTTCCGCGCAGACCTCGAAACAATGAAATCATTATAGGGACATCGAGGTCGGATTTCCACCCCATCCCGGATGTTTCCGGTCTCCGCTTCAGACCGGGTCCGCCGCGTCGGCGGCGGCCGCCCCGGCCTCGGCGAGCACCCGCCGCACCGTGTCGCGCAAGGTGTCGCCCCCGAAGGGCTTGCGCAGCACGCCCTTGATCTGCGGGTGGCCGTCCCAGGCGGACGCGGGCAGGTCGTTCAGGCCCGTGATCAGGAGGATCGGCAGGTCGGGCCGGATTCGGCCCACTTCGGCCGCGATCTGCTGCCCGGTCATGTGGGGCATGGTCAGATCGGTGATGAGCAGGTCGAAGTCCGCCGGCGCCGTTCTCAGGCGGGTCAGGGCCACCCGGGTGTCGTCGACCGCGGTCACCAGATGCCCCTGCTTCTCCAGGAGGGCCTTGCCCAGCGCGCCGATGTCGGACTCGTCGTCGAGGAAGAGGATGCGGCTGCCGGCCATGATCTGGGCCGCGGCGCCGGTCCGGGGCACGTCGCCGCCGGCACCGACCTCGGCCTCGGGCCGATGCGCCGGCAGGAAGACATGGGCCCGGGTGCCCCGGCCGACCGCGCTCTCGATGACGATCTCGCCCTCGTGGGCCGCCACGATGCCGTGCACCACCGACAGCCCGAGTCCGGTGCCCTTGCCCACGTCCTTGGTGGTGAAGAAGGGGTCGAAGAGGCGGGTCAGCGTCTCGGCGTCCATGCCGCAGCCGGTGTCCGCGACCGTGATCTGCACGGTGTCGCGACCGCGGAGCGACTCGGGCACGATCTCGGGCGGCTTGCCGCCGGGCAGGAACCGCGTCGCGAACTCGAGCACGCCACCGCCCTGCTCCATGGCGTGGAAACCGTTGGTGGCCAGGTTCATCAGCAGCAGCTCGACCTGGGCGGGATCCGCAAGGACCGGCGGGCAGCTCGCGTCGAGGCGGGTGGTGATCTCGATGGTCGCGGGAATGGCATTCACCAGCAGCTCCACGGTCTCCTCGATGATCGCCGCGGCCTGGATCGGCTGGCGCTCCTGCTCCTGGCGACGGCTGAACAGCAGGATCCGGTTCACGAGCTCCCGGCCGCGCTGGGTGGCCTTCACCACGCGGGCGAGATCGTTGGCGATGAACTCGCCGCGCTCCTCATGCAGGGACTGGGCCTCCTCGAGCGCCAGGGTCGTGAAGCCGAGCACCGCCTGGAGGATGTTGTTGAAGTCGTGGGCGATGCCCTCGGCCAGGGCGCCGATGGCCTCCATCTTCTGGGCCTGACGCAGCTGGCCCTCTTTCGATTTGTTGGCCAGGTGGAAGTCGAGGATCGGCGCGAGGTAGCCGGCCAGGGACTCGAGGTCGCGCAGGTCGTTCGGGTCGTAGTCCCGCGCCCGGTCGCCCACGGCCACCATGCCGAGCACCCGGTCCTGCCTGAGGATCGGCACGAGGACCGCCCGCGCGACCGGGTGGGCCACGCCGGGCATGGGCGGGGCCACGTTCAGCGTGCGCCCGCGGGCCTGCTCGAGGATGCTGCGCCACGCTCCGGGCAGGGAATCGCGGCCGATCACCAGCTCCTCGTCGCGGGGGCCGCGCCGATCCTGGGCGGCGAGCCGGACGGTGGCCCCGGACTCGAAGGTGGCCAGCACGCCGACGGGGCTGTCGAGGGCGTCGCGGATCAGCCCGAGCACGCGGCCGAAGACCTGGTCGGGCGTCGCGATGAGGAAGGCCTCGGCGATCCGGTTCCGCAGTTCCAGGGCCAGTTCGGCCTCCTTGCGGGCCGTGATGTCGCGGTGGGTGCCGGTCATGCGGAGCGGCCGGCCGTCGGCGGCGCGCTCGACGACCTTGCCGCGGTCGAGCACCCAGATGTAGTGGCCGTCGGCGTGGCGCAGCCGCACCTCGACCTCGAAGGCCGGCGTCCGGCCCTCGATGTGGTCGCTGGCCGCCGCCAGGGCGCGCTCCTTGTCTTCGGGGTGGACCAGGTTCGCCCACGTCTCGGGACTGTGCTCGCCCACGAGGGGGTCGAGCCCCAGCATGCGGGCCCAGGCCTGGTTGTACACCAGACGGTCGTTGACCATGTCCCAGTCCCACACGCCGTCGCGGGCCGCTTCGAGGGCCAGGCTGAGGCGCTCCTGGCTGGCGGCGAGGCGCTTGCGCGTGGCGTGCTCGTCGGTGACATCGCGCACGAAGGTCAGCACGGCCGGCTGGCCCTCGAAGGAGATGCGCACCGAGCTGACCTCGGCCATGCGGGCCACGCCGTCGGGCAGGTTGAGCCGGATCTCCACCGCGCCGGGGACGTCCTCGCCGTCCAGGGCGCGCGTGCGACGCTCGAGCGAGCGCGCCCGGTCGTCCGGATGGATGAAGGTCTCGAGGGGAACCCGGGCGAGCTGCTCCGGCGAGTACGTGCCGAGATAGCTGCGGGCCATGCGATTCATGAAGAGGATGCGTTCGTCGCGATGGACGATGATGCTCTCGGGGCAGTTCTCGACCAGGTCGCGGTAGAGGTCCTTGGAGGCCTGCAGGGCGGCGCCCATGCGGATCCGTCGCCGGATGGAGATGCGCCAGATCACCGCCGCGCCGACGATGACCGCGCAGCCCATGCTGCGGATATAGACTTCGTGGGCGTCGGGGCTCAGCAGTTCGCCGCCGAACTCGTGTTCGGAAAAGAAGACGGCCTCGATGGTCGCCTCGACGATGCAGAAGGCGACGAGCAGGGCCACGATCAGGGCCACGAACCGGAATCTGTCCGCCATGGGCACCTCCGGGACCATCGTATCGCGTCCCTTGCGCCGGGTCAACCCGCTGGCAGGGGCCGATTTCCGGTGGACACCCCGGGCCCGTCCCCCATAATGCCCCCATGCAGATTCCCGCCGACAACTCCATGGTCGTCCTGGCCGTCCTGCTCGCGTTCGGCGCCGTGTGCGGCCAGCTCGCCCGCCGTGCCCACCTGCCCTCGGTAACGGGGCAGATCCTCGCCGGCGTCGTCCTCGGGCCGTCGGTGCTGCACGTCTTCGGGCACGAAGCCACGGTGAGCCTGCGGCCCATCGTCCACTTCGCCCTGAGCCTGATCGCCGTCGATGTCGGCACCCACCTGCACCTGCGCCAGCTGCGCAACGCCTTCCGCCGCCTCGGCCTCCTGCTGCTGCTCGAAGCGACCGTGACGCCCCTGCTGGTCTACGTGGCGGTGGTGTTCGGGGCGGGCGAGGACTGGACCCTGGGCACCCTCTTCGGCGCCCTGGCCATCTCCACGGCGCCGGCCACGGTCATCGCCATCGTCAAGGAGACCCGCTCGAAGGGCGTCTACGTGCGCACCCTGGTGGCGGCCGTGGCCCTGAACAACATCGCCTGCATCGCCCTCTTCGAGATGGCCCACACGGCGGTCACCGTGACCATGGACCCGGCGGGCGGCGTCTCGGCGGCCAGCGTGCTCGTGGCGCCCCTGGGCCAGCTCCTCGGCGCCCTGGCCATCGGCGGCTGCGTGGGGGCGGCGCTGGTCCTCGGCAGCCGGCACGTGATCCACGCCGAGCAGCTGACCACCGTCTCGATCATCGCCATCTTCCTGGCCACCGGCCTGGCCGACTGGCTGGGCGTCTCGAACCTGCTGGCGTGCCTCTTCGTGGGCATGACGATGGTGAACCTGGCCCCCGAGAAGGAGGAGATCGGCCACCGCGTCTTCGCCAACTTCGAGCCGGCGATCCTGGCCGTCTTCTTCACCCTGGCCGGCCTCGAGCTCGACTTCGGCTTCCTGGCCCAGGGCTGGATCATCGTCGCGCTCTTCGTGGCGGCGCGGGGGCTGGGCAAGATCCTGTCGGGCCTGATCGCCATGCGGCTGGCGGGCGCGACCGACAACGTGCGGCGCTACCTCGGTTTCGGCCTCGTGCCCCAGGCGGGCGTCGCGGTGGGCCTGCTGCTCGAGGTCCAGGACAACCCCGTGCTGGACGAGATCAGCGCCTTCATCCTGGCCATGGGCGTGACCGCCGTCGCCATCAACGAGATCGTCGGTCCGATCCTCGTGCGGATCGGCCTGGCCCGTTCGGGCGACCTCGGCAAGGACCGGGCGCGGCTGATCGATTTCATCCACGAGGAGAACATCGTCACCGGCTTCCGCGCCGATTCGAAGGAGGCGGCCATCCGGCAGCTCACCGACCTGCTCTGCGAGAGCCACGGGCTGCAGATCGACCGCGAGCGCTTCGTGCAGGGGGTCCTCGCACGCGAACACGCCATGTCGACGTGCATCGGCCGCGGCCTGGCCGTGCCCCACGGGCGCCTCGACACGGGCGACAGGCTGGTGGGGGTCATGGGGGTCAGCCGCGAGGGGCTGGCGTTCGGCACGCCGGACGGCCTGCCGGTGCGCTGCATGGTGCTCATGGCCACCCCGCCGGACGCCCGCCGCCGCCATCTGGAGGTGCAGGCGGCCCTGGCGCGGTCGGTGGGCGCCGACTGGAGCCTGCAGCTGCAGCTCTACAACGCCCGCACCCCGGCCCACGTCTACGAGATCCTGCACAACGAGGAGTTCGAGGACTTCAACTACTTCCTCGACGAGGCGAGCCAGGAGCGCGAAACCCGTCCGGCTGCCGCCGACTGAGCCGCTCCCGGCGGTCAGACCAGGGCCAGCGCCTGCCGCAGGTCCCCGACGATGTCCTCGACGTTCTCCAGACCCACCGAGAGCCGCACCATGCCGGGGTCGATGCCCACCTGCCGCAGCTCGTCCTCGCTGTAGGTCGAGTGGGTCATGGTGGCCGGATGCTCGATCAGCGTGTCCACGTCGCCGAGGCTCACCGCCAGCGTGCACAGCTTGACGTTGTCCATCACCACGCGGCCGGCTTCGCGCCCGCCCTTGACCAGGAAGCTGATCATGCCGCCCGGCCCGCGTTGCTGCCGCCGGGCCAGGGCGTACTGGGGGTGGGTCTTCAGGCCGGGGAAGATGACCTGGTCGACCTTGGGGTGGTAGGCGAGGAACTGGGCCACCTCGGTGGCGTTGGCCATGTGCCGGTCCATGCGCACGGGCAGGGTCTTCAGGCCGCGCAGCAGCAGCCACGCGTTGAAGGGGCTGATGCAGCCGCCCACGTCCCGCAGGGTCTCCATGCGGGCGGTCATGATCCAGTCCTGCCGGCCCACCAGGATGCCGGCGACCGTGTCGCCGTGGCCGCCGATGTACTTGGTGGCCGAGTGCATGACGATGTCCGCCCCGAGCTCGAGCGGGTTCTGCAGGTAGGGCGTGCAGAAGGTGTTGTCCACCAGCACGGGGATGCCGCGGGCGTGGGCGATCTCCGCCACCGCCGCGATGTCCGTCAGCACCAGGGTCGGATTCGCCGGCGTCTCCAGGTAGATCAGCTTCGTGTTGTCCTGGATCGCCGCCGCGAAGTTGGCCGGATCCTGCGCGGGCACCTCGGTCACGGTGATGCCGAACCGGGGCAGGGTCTGGGTGAAGAGCTGGTGGGTGCCGCCGTACAGCGTGTCGCCGGCCACGATGTGGTCGCCGGCGCGGCAGCAGGTGAGCACCGCGGTGGTGGCGGCGGCCATGCCGCTGGCCAGGGCCAGGGCCGCCTCGCCCTTCTCGAGGTACGCCATCTCGGTCTCGAGGGCGGTCTGGGTCGGGTTGCCCAGGCGCGTGTAGACGTAGCTCGGGTCCTCGCCGCGGAAGACCGCGGCCCCGTGCTCGGCGTTCTCGAAGGCGAAGGTCGAACTCTGGAAGATGGGCGTGCTCACGGCCCGGATCGGCTGGTCGCCCTCGTGCTTGTCCAGGTGCTTCTTGCCGTGGATGCACAGGGTCGCGAAGCCGGGTTCGTTCTTCTTCTGGTCCATCAGCGCCCTCCCTTGGCGCGGCCCGAAAAACGGGCCCGCAGCGCGGCCACCCGGTCCTCGGCCTCCCAGGGAAAGTCCAGGCCGGGCCGGCCGAAGTGGCCGTACACGGCCGTCGGGCCGTAGATCGGCCGCCGCAGGTCGAGGCTCTCGATGATGCCGGCGGGCGAGAGGTCGAAGACGGCCGCCACCGCCTCCTCGAGGCGCCGGTCGGGCTGTGTGCCGGTGCCGAAGGTGTCGACGGTCACGCTCAGGGGCTCGGTCATGCCGATGACGTAGGCGATCTCCACGCTGCAGCGCCGGGCCAGGCCCGCCGCGACGATGTTGCGGGCCACCCAGCGCGCGCCGTAGCTGCCGCTGCGGTCGGGCTTGGTGGGGTCCTTGCCGCTGAAGGCCGAACCGCCGTGTCCGCAGGCGGGCCCGTAGCAGTCGACGGTCTGCTTGCGGCCGGTGAGGCCGGCGTCGGCCCGGGGGCCGCCCTCGATGAACGTGCCCACCGGATTGATCAGCACCGCGGTGTCGGGCGTCAGCAGGCCGGTCGGTTCGAGCACGGGCTTGATCACCAGGCGCTTGAGGTCGCGGCGCAACCGGGCCAGGTCGGCATCCGCATGGTGGTGCGCCGAGACCACGACGGTGGTCAGGGCCACGGGTTTTTCGTTCCGGTACCGAACCGAAACCTGCACCTTTCCGTCTGGATAGAGGAAGGGCAGCTTGCCGCGCGTGCGCACCCGGCCCAGCTGCTCGGCGAGCCGGTTGGCCAGGAAGGCGGGCACCGGCATCAGTTGGGTGTCCACGGGCAGAGTCCGGCCCTCGTCGGTGGCGTAGCCCACGCACACGCCCTGGTCGCCGGCCCCCTTGCGGTCGACGCCGAGGGCCACGTCGCCGGACTGCTCCTCGAGCATCACCAGCACGGCGCAGCTCTGGTGGTCGAAGCCGGTGGTGGGGTCGTTGTAGCCCACCGCGGCCAGCGTCCGTCGGACCACCGCCGAGATGTCCAGGTAGCACTTGGTCGTGATCTGGCCGGTGACGATGACCATGCCGGTGGTCGCCATGACCTCGCAGGAGACGCGGGCGTAGCGGTCCTCGGACAGCACCGCGTCGAGGATCGCGTCGGCGATCTGGTCGCAGATCTTGTCGGCGTGGCCGGCGGTGACGGATTCGGCGGTCTGGATCCACTCGCGGGTCTTGGCGGCGGGCATCGCGAAAGCCTCCGGGAAGGGGTCCGGGCGGGCGGACCGGGGCCGGGCCGGCGGGCGAAGTTCGCGCTTTGCAAATGCCCGGCCGGCTGAAACAATCACGGTTCGGAAGCGTCTAGTGCGCGTTCCGCTTCTTCAACAATGGATGGGCCCGTGAACAAAGTCAACCGCAGCCGGACGGGGTCGGACTTCGGCATCTCCGTGTCGGACCTGAACTTCGCCTACCTCAAGACGCCCGTGCTGAAGGGCGTCGACTTCCGTCTCGAGAAGAAGGCCGTCGGCCTGCTCGGGCCCAACGGGTCGGGCAAGACGACGCTCCTGCGCTGCCTGCTCGGCCAGGTGCCCCTGAAGGCGGGCCACGTGTCGGTCCTCGGCTGGGACATGGCGGGCCAGGCCCGGGCGGCCCGGGCCGGCCTGGGCTGGATGCCCGAGACCGGCGGCATCATCCCCGGCATGAGCGGCGTCGGCCTGGTGGCCTACATGGGGGAGCTCTCGGGGCTGCCGGCGCGGGACGCCATGCAGCGCGCCCACGAGGTGCTGCATTTCGTCGGCCTCGCCGACGAGCGCTACCGGCCCTGCGACAAGTACAGCCAGGGCATGAAGCAGCGCCTGAAGCTGGCCCAGGCCCTGGTCCACGACCCGGACTGGATCTTCCTCGACGAGCCCACCAGCGGGCTCGATCCGCGGGGGCGCGTGGCCATCCTCGACCTGATCCGCGACCTCGCCCGCAACAAGGGTCTGGGGGTGATCCTCTCGACGCACCTGCTGGCCGACGTGGAGACCGTCTGCCAGGAGATCCTGGTGCTGCGGCAGGGCGAACTCATGGCGCGCGAAGAGGTGGGCGCCGGCACGCGCGAGCCGCGTCAGATCTTCGAGGTCGAGGGCTTCGGCGACAAGGAGGCCTTCGTGAACGGCCTCGCGGGTCTGGGGGCCGAGGTGGGCGAGGAGAACCGCCTGCTGCTGGTCACTCTCGATCTGGGCCGCATCGAGGGCGCCGCCACCGGCGACGGTTTCGACACGGCGGCCGGCGTGCGCGCCATCCTGGGCGTCGCCCGCACCCACGACTTCGCCCTGCGCCGCCTGCGGCGCCGGCCGGTCACCCTGGCCGAGGAATTCTATCGCATGGTGGAGGCCTGACATGCCCGTCTACGACCGCGGATACACCCACTGGGAACCCTCCGGGCGCCGGGCCTACCCGGCCTGGTGGGTCATCGCCCGGCGGGGCATCACCGAGCCGCTGAAGAAGCGCTGGCTGCTGCTGCTGGTGCTGGCGTCGTGGGTGCCGGCCATCGTCAAGGGCGGCATCATCTACTTCAAGCTCAAGGCCGGCAACCTGGCCGACATCGCCGTGGGCAACTGGACCAGCATCGACCCCGAGGGCTTCCTCGCCTTCATCGAGGGCCAGCGCTTCGCGGTGTTCGTGATCCTGGCCATCGTCGGCGCGGGGCTCATCGCCACCGACCGGCGCGACAACGGGCTCTCGCTCTACTTCTCGCGCCCCCTGAACCTCGGCCACTACGTGGGCGGCAAGGCCCTGATCGTCGTCTTCTACTACTTCCTGGTGACGCTCTTCCCGGTCTACGCCCTGTGCCTCTTCGCCTTCCTGATCGCGCCGGACGCCACGGGCCTGGACATGCTGCTGCTGACGCCCCTGCGCGCCACGGCCTACTGCGCCCTCGCCGGCGTGAGCATCAGCCTCGTGCTGCTGGCCTTCAGTTCGGCGGGCAAGCGCTCGATCTTCGTCATGGTGTGGTGGGCGATCATGGTCTCGGGCACCGAGACCCTCAGCGCCGTGGCCGAGGGCCTGGGCAAGGACAACCTGCAGGTGCTGAACTTCCTGGGCCAGTACCACAACGCCGGCGCGCCGCTCTTCGCGGCCCCGGCGCGGCTGGGGGTGTCGCCCGTGGCCAGTTTCATCGCCCTGCTCGTCTGGACCCTCGGCGCCGTCTGGCTGCTGCGCCGCCAGATCCGGCCGGTGGAGGTGGTCTCATGATGGGGGCCGGCGTGGGCAACGAGGCCGCCCGCATCAGCGCCGAGCGGGTCGGCAAGTGGTTCGGCGAGGTCATCGCCGTCAACAACTGCACCCTCAGCGTGGGCACGGGCGTGGTGGGCCTGCTGGGCGCCAACGGCGCGGGCAAGTCGACCCTCTTCAAGATGCTGGCCGGGCTCATCGAGCCCAGCCACGGCACGGTGCGCGTCTTTGGCCGCGAGCTGCGCAACGACGTGGGCTGGTACCGCCGCGTGGGTTTCTGTCCCGAGAGCGACGCCCTGCCGAGCTGGATGACCGGGCGCGAGTTCCTCTCCCTGATGCTGCGCCTGATGGGCCTGGAGAAGGCCGAGGTCGAGCGCCGCACCGACTACTGGCTCGAGCGCTTCGAACTGACCGGCGCGGCCCACCGCCGCATGGGCGGCTACTCCAAGGGCATGCGCCAGAAGATGAAACTGGCCCAGGCCCTGGCCCACGATCCGGACGTCATCTTCCTCGACGAGCCGCTCAACGGCATGGACCCGGTCAGCCGCAAGCAGAGCATCGACCTGGTGCAGGAGCTCGGTCGCGAGGGCCGCACGGTGCTGGTGTCGAGCCACATCCTGCCCGAGGTCGAGTCCATGACCAGCCAGATCATCCTCATCGACCGGGGCAAGGTCCTGGCCGAGGGCGGCGTGGCCGAGATCCGCGACAAGATCCCCGAGCATCCCACGACCGTGGCCCTGGTCTCCGACGACGTGCGCCGCCTCGCCGGCTTCCTCGTCGGCCAGGACCACGTCAAGGGCGTCGACATCGAGGCCGCCGGCCGCGTCGTCGTGCGCACCGACCACGCCCTCGGCTTCTACCGGGCCCTGCCCGGCTGGATCCTCGAGAACGACCTGACCGTGGACGAGATCCTCACCTTGGACGACAGCCTCGAGGCCGTCTTCCAGTACCTGACGGAGCGATAGGCCATGAGCGACACCCTGAGATCCGCCGCGCCGGCCCCGCGCCCCGCCGCCGTCGACACCGGCCACGCGCCGCTGCCCAGCCTGACGGCCGTGTCGTGGCTGGCCTGGTTCAGCTTCCGGGAGATGTCCCGCCGCAAGCGGCTGCTCAGCCTGGCGGCCATCAACCTGCTGCCGGTGCTGGTGGTGCTCTCGATCCGCATCTGGTTCCCCGACGAGGGCATCACCGCGCAGATGCAGCTGGCGAGCCTCAGCTACGAGGTCATCATCCCGTTCCTGATCCCCATCACCGCCATGGCCGTGGGCATCCCGGCCATCGGCGAGCAGATCGACGACGGCACGATCGTCTTCACCTGGACCCGTCCCATCAAGCGCCGCGCCATCTTCCTCGGCCGCCTGCTGGCGGCGCAGGTGGTCTCGATCGCGCTCATGTCCGGCGCGCTGGTGCTCTGCTTCCTGATCATGGTCAGCCAGGGCCTGGGGGTCATCGACTGGGCCTTCCTGAAGCTCTACCTGATGACGTTCCTGATCATCGCCATCGGCGCCGTGTCCTACGCGTCGGTCTTCGCGGCCATGGGCACCCACTTCCGCAAGCCGGTGCTGCCGGCCATCCTCTTCGCCTTCGGCTGGGAGAACCTCGTCACGAACATCCCGGCGCGGGTCCAGGAGTACGGGCTGCGCTTCCACCTGCGCAACCTGATCGAGCAGCCCCAGTCCGTGCCCGACGACCTGCCCGGCCTGCTCGGCGCCATCCTGACCCAGGCCTTCCAGCGCGACCCGGTCCCCAAGCTCCAGTCGGTGGCGGTGCTGCTCGGCGTGGCCCTGGTGGCCACCCTGGTCGGCACCTGGCTGCTGAAGCACAAGGAGATCACCAACTGAGATGAAGCCGGTCGGAGCCGAGTTCTTCGCGCGGGCCGCGCCGGACGTGGCCCGCGATCTCTTGGGGGCCGTGCTGCGCGTGCGGGCCGCCGACGGGCGCGCGACCGCCGGCCGCATCGTCGAGGTCGAGGCCTACGGCGGCCGCGACGACCCCGCCAGCCACGCCCACCGCGGGCCCACGCCGCGCAGCGCGGTCATGTTCGGCCCCCCCGGCGTGGTCTACGTGTACCTGATCTACGGCATGCACCACTGCCTGAACCTGGTCACGGGACCCGCGGGCGAGGCCGGCGCCGTGCTCGTGCGCGCCGTCGAACCCCTGGAGGGGCAGGCCCTCATGGCCCGTCGCCGCGATCTGGATGCCCACCGCCACCGCCCGCGCGACCTGGCCGCCGGCCCCGGCCGGCTCTGCCAGGCCTTCGGCATCGATCTCGCCTGGAACGGCCTGCCCGTGGACGACGGCGGCCCCGACGAGGGTGACGGTCCCCGGTTGGGCATCGTTCCGGCAGCGGCCCCGCCCACCTGCGCCACCGGTCCACGCATCGGCATCACCCGGGCCGCCGACCGGCCCCTGCGCTTCGTCATCCCGGACAGCCATTGCCTCAGCCGCTGAATCCGCTTATCCATGTCGGGTGCTCCGGAGCCGGCACGG
It encodes the following:
- a CDS encoding ABC transporter permease subunit, which encodes MSDTLRSAAPAPRPAAVDTGHAPLPSLTAVSWLAWFSFREMSRRKRLLSLAAINLLPVLVVLSIRIWFPDEGITAQMQLASLSYEVIIPFLIPITAMAVGIPAIGEQIDDGTIVFTWTRPIKRRAIFLGRLLAAQVVSIALMSGALVLCFLIMVSQGLGVIDWAFLKLYLMTFLIIAIGAVSYASVFAAMGTHFRKPVLPAILFAFGWENLVTNIPARVQEYGLRFHLRNLIEQPQSVPDDLPGLLGAILTQAFQRDPVPKLQSVAVLLGVALVATLVGTWLLKHKEITN
- a CDS encoding aminotransferase class I/II-fold pyridoxal phosphate-dependent enzyme, producing the protein MDQKKNEPGFATLCIHGKKHLDKHEGDQPIRAVSTPIFQSSTFAFENAEHGAAVFRGEDPSYVYTRLGNPTQTALETEMAYLEKGEAALALASGMAAATTAVLTCCRAGDHIVAGDTLYGGTHQLFTQTLPRFGITVTEVPAQDPANFAAAIQDNTKLIYLETPANPTLVLTDIAAVAEIAHARGIPVLVDNTFCTPYLQNPLELGADIVMHSATKYIGGHGDTVAGILVGRQDWIMTARMETLRDVGGCISPFNAWLLLRGLKTLPVRMDRHMANATEVAQFLAYHPKVDQVIFPGLKTHPQYALARRQQRGPGGMISFLVKGGREAGRVVMDNVKLCTLAVSLGDVDTLIEHPATMTHSTYSEDELRQVGIDPGMVRLSVGLENVEDIVGDLRQALALV
- a CDS encoding ABC transporter ATP-binding protein, whose translation is MMGAGVGNEAARISAERVGKWFGEVIAVNNCTLSVGTGVVGLLGANGAGKSTLFKMLAGLIEPSHGTVRVFGRELRNDVGWYRRVGFCPESDALPSWMTGREFLSLMLRLMGLEKAEVERRTDYWLERFELTGAAHRRMGGYSKGMRQKMKLAQALAHDPDVIFLDEPLNGMDPVSRKQSIDLVQELGREGRTVLVSSHILPEVESMTSQIILIDRGKVLAEGGVAEIRDKIPEHPTTVALVSDDVRRLAGFLVGQDHVKGVDIEAAGRVVVRTDHALGFYRALPGWILENDLTVDEILTLDDSLEAVFQYLTER
- a CDS encoding cation:proton antiporter: MQIPADNSMVVLAVLLAFGAVCGQLARRAHLPSVTGQILAGVVLGPSVLHVFGHEATVSLRPIVHFALSLIAVDVGTHLHLRQLRNAFRRLGLLLLLEATVTPLLVYVAVVFGAGEDWTLGTLFGALAISTAPATVIAIVKETRSKGVYVRTLVAAVALNNIACIALFEMAHTAVTVTMDPAGGVSAASVLVAPLGQLLGALAIGGCVGAALVLGSRHVIHAEQLTTVSIIAIFLATGLADWLGVSNLLACLFVGMTMVNLAPEKEEIGHRVFANFEPAILAVFFTLAGLELDFGFLAQGWIIVALFVAARGLGKILSGLIAMRLAGATDNVRRYLGFGLVPQAGVAVGLLLEVQDNPVLDEISAFILAMGVTAVAINEIVGPILVRIGLARSGDLGKDRARLIDFIHEENIVTGFRADSKEAAIRQLTDLLCESHGLQIDRERFVQGVLAREHAMSTCIGRGLAVPHGRLDTGDRLVGVMGVSREGLAFGTPDGLPVRCMVLMATPPDARRRHLEVQAALARSVGADWSLQLQLYNARTPAHVYEILHNEEFEDFNYFLDEASQERETRPAAAD
- a CDS encoding PAS domain S-box protein; translated protein: MADRFRFVALIVALLVAFCIVEATIEAVFFSEHEFGGELLSPDAHEVYIRSMGCAVIVGAAVIWRISIRRRIRMGAALQASKDLYRDLVENCPESIIVHRDERILFMNRMARSYLGTYSPEQLARVPLETFIHPDDRARSLERRTRALDGEDVPGAVEIRLNLPDGVARMAEVSSVRISFEGQPAVLTFVRDVTDEHATRKRLAASQERLSLALEAARDGVWDWDMVNDRLVYNQAWARMLGLDPLVGEHSPETWANLVHPEDKERALAAASDHIEGRTPAFEVEVRLRHADGHYIWVLDRGKVVERAADGRPLRMTGTHRDITARKEAELALELRNRIAEAFLIATPDQVFGRVLGLIRDALDSPVGVLATFESGATVRLAAQDRRGPRDEELVIGRDSLPGAWRSILEQARGRTLNVAPPMPGVAHPVARAVLVPILRQDRVLGMVAVGDRARDYDPNDLRDLESLAGYLAPILDFHLANKSKEGQLRQAQKMEAIGALAEGIAHDFNNILQAVLGFTTLALEEAQSLHEERGEFIANDLARVVKATQRGRELVNRILLFSRRQEQERQPIQAAAIIEETVELLVNAIPATIEITTRLDASCPPVLADPAQVELLLMNLATNGFHAMEQGGGVLEFATRFLPGGKPPEIVPESLRGRDTVQITVADTGCGMDAETLTRLFDPFFTTKDVGKGTGLGLSVVHGIVAAHEGEIVIESAVGRGTRAHVFLPAHRPEAEVGAGGDVPRTGAAAQIMAGSRILFLDDESDIGALGKALLEKQGHLVTAVDDTRVALTRLRTAPADFDLLITDLTMPHMTGQQIAAEVGRIRPDLPILLITGLNDLPASAWDGHPQIKGVLRKPFGGDTLRDTVRRVLAEAGAAAADAADPV
- the metK gene encoding methionine adenosyltransferase gives rise to the protein MPAAKTREWIQTAESVTAGHADKICDQIADAILDAVLSEDRYARVSCEVMATTGMVIVTGQITTKCYLDISAVVRRTLAAVGYNDPTTGFDHQSCAVLVMLEEQSGDVALGVDRKGAGDQGVCVGYATDEGRTLPVDTQLMPVPAFLANRLAEQLGRVRTRGKLPFLYPDGKVQVSVRYRNEKPVALTTVVVSAHHHADADLARLRRDLKRLVIKPVLEPTGLLTPDTAVLINPVGTFIEGGPRADAGLTGRKQTVDCYGPACGHGGSAFSGKDPTKPDRSGSYGARWVARNIVAAGLARRCSVEIAYVIGMTEPLSVTVDTFGTGTQPDRRLEEAVAAVFDLSPAGIIESLDLRRPIYGPTAVYGHFGRPGLDFPWEAEDRVAALRARFSGRAKGGR
- a CDS encoding ABC transporter ATP-binding protein; protein product: MNKVNRSRTGSDFGISVSDLNFAYLKTPVLKGVDFRLEKKAVGLLGPNGSGKTTLLRCLLGQVPLKAGHVSVLGWDMAGQARAARAGLGWMPETGGIIPGMSGVGLVAYMGELSGLPARDAMQRAHEVLHFVGLADERYRPCDKYSQGMKQRLKLAQALVHDPDWIFLDEPTSGLDPRGRVAILDLIRDLARNKGLGVILSTHLLADVETVCQEILVLRQGELMAREEVGAGTREPRQIFEVEGFGDKEAFVNGLAGLGAEVGEENRLLLVTLDLGRIEGAATGDGFDTAAGVRAILGVARTHDFALRRLRRRPVTLAEEFYRMVEA
- a CDS encoding DNA-3-methyladenine glycosylase is translated as MKPVGAEFFARAAPDVARDLLGAVLRVRAADGRATAGRIVEVEAYGGRDDPASHAHRGPTPRSAVMFGPPGVVYVYLIYGMHHCLNLVTGPAGEAGAVLVRAVEPLEGQALMARRRDLDAHRHRPRDLAAGPGRLCQAFGIDLAWNGLPVDDGGPDEGDGPRLGIVPAAAPPTCATGPRIGITRAADRPLRFVIPDSHCLSR